The following proteins are encoded in a genomic region of Enterocloster clostridioformis:
- a CDS encoding Flp1 family type IVb pilin, with product MELGKELREFWKDEQGVGVIELVLVLVVLIGLVIIFKKQITTLLQNIFKEINSQSKEVY from the coding sequence ATGGAATTAGGAAAAGAATTAAGGGAGTTCTGGAAGGATGAACAGGGCGTGGGGGTGATTGAGCTGGTGTTGGTATTGGTGGTGCTTATAGGCCTGGTCATTATCTTTAAAAAGCAGATAACAACCCTGCTGCAAAATATTTTTAAGGAGATAAACAGCCAGTCAAAAGAGGTGTATTAA
- a CDS encoding DUF5702 domain-containing protein, producing the protein MCRKGEITVFLAMILFSVCSLLCVVVESARTAGARCYLRMAVDSSADSLMAQYHRELWDKYRILGLEYDKAETLEKELREFMRPYMEAGNWYPMKADQIRITDMTGLTQGDGRYFEQEILDYMKYGLLDVDWDELDEAGAIELSGAWKEGNSVNRVSELYSAHSREAVRVEKALETINSTLLAQRERWEQGKDCLDRLDGGGFVSQTNKMIRELERLPGQVKTYEKRADELYKKLTDSRERFLEETNDLSDDVRAALEEEISQYESYAAQDGQRRREVEALTNLSRDRIRWIGEMIDMAEEVMEYISNWEPEDEDDELDEAALWQPVRARWSQYGMLSLGVEFGVRDKEKEGFLEQVANMAGKGMLELVLPEGTVVSGTDIRLSGTPSVQRKTDGGGDSKSTGFLTGVRTLIQRLIIGEYDIRFFKGFKKEMQKGEFYELEYIIHGKEKDKDNLSGVAARLVAFREGLNLVHILSDSGKRQEARSLALTIVGGTGILPLVWVVAFFIMAVWALGEALLDVRCLLEGKRVPVIKTASDWKMDLAGLLEMGRSGRLIDGEGGDGNGSGTDYKGYLRILIFGGYDTDLVYRMMDVMQVVTARKQPGFSLANCVCTVNAEALVSGKHVFFSNGLWKSQEREEGYAYDTRMAVAGSYLEDYKSP; encoded by the coding sequence ATGTGCAGGAAAGGTGAGATTACGGTATTCCTGGCAATGATACTGTTCAGTGTCTGCTCGCTGCTGTGCGTGGTCGTGGAATCGGCCCGCACAGCAGGCGCCAGATGCTATCTGCGGATGGCAGTGGACTCATCCGCAGATTCCCTTATGGCCCAGTACCACCGGGAACTGTGGGATAAATACCGGATATTGGGCCTTGAGTATGACAAGGCAGAGACGCTGGAGAAGGAGCTCAGGGAATTTATGAGGCCCTATATGGAGGCCGGCAACTGGTATCCTATGAAGGCGGACCAGATCCGGATAACCGATATGACGGGTCTGACCCAGGGAGACGGGAGATATTTTGAACAGGAAATTCTGGATTATATGAAGTATGGGCTGCTGGATGTAGATTGGGACGAGCTGGATGAAGCAGGTGCAATAGAGCTGTCGGGGGCCTGGAAGGAGGGAAACAGCGTTAACCGCGTGTCGGAATTGTATTCCGCCCATTCCAGGGAAGCTGTGAGAGTGGAAAAGGCGCTGGAGACAATTAACAGTACGCTTCTGGCCCAGAGGGAACGGTGGGAACAGGGAAAGGATTGCCTGGACCGGCTGGATGGAGGCGGTTTCGTATCCCAGACCAATAAAATGATACGGGAACTGGAACGGCTTCCAGGGCAGGTAAAGACGTATGAGAAAAGGGCGGATGAACTGTATAAGAAGCTGACAGACAGCAGAGAACGGTTTTTGGAGGAAACCAATGACCTGAGTGACGATGTGCGGGCTGCCCTGGAGGAGGAAATCAGTCAGTATGAGTCATATGCGGCCCAGGACGGACAGCGCCGCAGGGAGGTTGAGGCGCTGACAAATCTGAGCCGGGACAGGATTCGGTGGATTGGGGAAATGATAGATATGGCTGAGGAGGTAATGGAGTATATCAGTAACTGGGAGCCGGAGGATGAGGACGATGAGTTGGACGAGGCCGCCTTGTGGCAACCGGTGAGAGCGCGCTGGTCCCAGTATGGTATGCTCTCGCTGGGAGTGGAATTCGGGGTCCGCGATAAGGAAAAGGAAGGCTTTCTGGAACAGGTAGCCAATATGGCAGGAAAAGGGATGCTGGAATTGGTATTGCCGGAAGGAACCGTTGTTTCCGGCACAGACATCAGGCTTTCCGGCACACCGTCTGTCCAGAGGAAAACAGACGGCGGCGGAGATTCCAAAAGCACCGGCTTTTTGACCGGAGTCAGGACGCTGATACAGCGTCTGATTATAGGAGAATATGATATACGCTTTTTTAAAGGGTTTAAAAAGGAGATGCAGAAGGGGGAGTTTTATGAGCTGGAATACATCATTCATGGAAAGGAGAAGGATAAGGACAACTTAAGCGGTGTGGCGGCGCGTCTGGTTGCTTTTAGGGAAGGACTCAATCTGGTACATATCCTGTCGGATTCCGGAAAACGCCAGGAGGCACGGAGTCTGGCTCTGACCATAGTGGGAGGGACGGGGATACTGCCTCTTGTATGGGTGGTGGCATTTTTTATCATGGCAGTGTGGGCCCTTGGTGAGGCGCTGCTGGATGTGCGGTGCCTGTTGGAGGGAAAAAGGGTACCGGTCATTAAGACGGCCTCCGACTGGAAAATGGATTTGGCAGGACTTTTGGAGATGGGAAGGAGCGGGCGTTTGATTGATGGGGAAGGAGGGGATGGGAATGGAAGTGGAACTGATTATAAAGGTTATCTCCGGATACTTATTTTCGGAGGTTATGATACGGACCTGGTTTACCGGATGATGGATGTAATGCAGGTTGTTACAGCAAGGAAACAGCCGGGATTTTCTCTGGCAAACTGTGTATGTACGGTGAATGCGGAAGCTCTTGTCAGTGGAAAACATGTGTTTTTTTCAAATGGATTGTGGAAAAGTCAGGAGCGGGAGGAGGGTTACGCATATGACACGCGCATGGCTGTAGCCGGGAGTTACCTGGAAGATTACAAAAGTCCGTAG
- a CDS encoding DUF6382 domain-containing protein, translating to MEISYRREAKRNYLVAGMAETTAGYEARMLAHNEIRGLLRMYITYQDGRPSYCYDITSRQPLSRLLETRFITGDEICQLLIQIHTALNGMEEYLLDAGGVLLEPEYIYVEPELFQTGLCLVPGAQGDFQEKLSRLLQYILKRINHKDRECVVLAYGLYQESLKENCGMDDLLGLIASERRKGKKRVLFREQEEVFAKKGGVQGRDNWEKEQKGKDEEKQGKEADTGQGRGKSVKTKKEQGEDGGKDREKKEKDERKGNIFIRQFILWLSVAVLCPLALWLFRGMTAVFDNWKMLAAIDGGLLVILSAINIYGLFIGHRADNGDDTDSGEEQDPWRILYEDEDDEDEDLDIQPSPVYTNENKNEYSQKIPQNSAEESFQTVLLSERPAEGEEVRRLSALNGSDEDIVISYFPFVIGKHKDLADYVLLKDTVSRFHIRLDENNGRYTVTDLNSTNGTRVRGRLLEANETTQLEPGDQIFMADCGYVFY from the coding sequence ATGGAAATTAGCTACAGGAGAGAAGCAAAACGCAATTACCTGGTAGCGGGGATGGCAGAGACCACAGCCGGATATGAAGCCAGAATGCTGGCCCACAATGAGATTCGCGGGCTGCTGAGGATGTACATAACATATCAGGATGGACGGCCTTCGTATTGTTATGACATCACCTCCAGACAACCGTTAAGCCGCCTTCTGGAGACCCGTTTTATAACCGGGGATGAGATATGCCAGTTATTAATTCAGATACATACAGCATTGAATGGTATGGAGGAATATCTTTTAGACGCAGGCGGTGTTTTGCTGGAACCGGAATATATTTATGTGGAGCCGGAACTGTTCCAGACCGGTTTGTGCCTGGTTCCCGGCGCTCAGGGTGATTTTCAGGAGAAACTGAGCCGCCTTCTGCAATACATTCTGAAGAGGATAAACCATAAAGACAGGGAGTGTGTCGTTCTGGCTTATGGGCTTTATCAGGAAAGCCTTAAGGAAAACTGCGGAATGGACGATCTGCTGGGGCTGATTGCGTCAGAACGGCGGAAGGGGAAGAAAAGAGTGTTATTTAGGGAGCAGGAAGAAGTTTTTGCGAAGAAGGGAGGCGTGCAGGGAAGGGATAATTGGGAGAAGGAACAAAAGGGAAAAGATGAAGAGAAACAGGGGAAAGAGGCTGATACAGGGCAAGGCAGAGGAAAAAGTGTGAAAACGAAGAAAGAACAGGGGGAGGACGGGGGGAAGGACCGGGAAAAGAAGGAAAAGGATGAAAGGAAAGGAAACATTTTCATACGGCAGTTTATTTTATGGCTGTCAGTGGCAGTTCTTTGTCCATTGGCACTGTGGCTGTTCAGAGGGATGACAGCGGTCTTCGATAATTGGAAAATGTTAGCAGCAATAGACGGAGGCTTACTGGTTATATTATCAGCCATCAATATATACGGGCTGTTCATTGGGCATAGGGCTGATAATGGAGATGATACAGACTCAGGCGAGGAGCAGGACCCATGGAGAATTTTGTATGAGGACGAAGATGACGAAGATGAGGATTTGGACATTCAGCCTTCTCCCGTGTATACGAATGAAAATAAAAATGAATATTCCCAGAAAATCCCACAAAACAGTGCCGAAGAATCCTTTCAGACTGTTCTTTTATCAGAGCGGCCGGCAGAAGGGGAAGAGGTACGGCGCTTATCCGCCCTCAACGGTTCGGATGAAGACATTGTAATATCCTATTTTCCCTTTGTGATTGGCAAACACAAGGATTTAGCCGATTATGTGCTGCTTAAAGATACAGTAAGCCGCTTTCACATAAGATTAGATGAAAATAATGGGCGTTATACTGTAACAGACCTTAACTCTACCAATGGCACCAGGGTCAGAGGCCGTTTGCTGGAGGCAAACGAGACAACACAGCTGGAGCCGGGAGACCAGATATTTATGGCTGACTGCGGATATGTTTTTTATTAG
- a CDS encoding rhomboid family intramembrane serine protease: MVTGINRNRPYVNIALAAVNALVFLYLEAIGSTEDGVFMVKHGAVFAPFVILGGEYYRLFTAMFLHFGVSHLANNMLVLLVLGEKMEKALGHIKYLIFYLASGVAANGISLAVQVRTGAASVSAGASGAIFGVIGGLVYVIAIHHGQLDGLTNRQLGFMVLLTLYHGFTSTGVDNVAHIGGLISGFILGILLYRRKHAARISGMAG, from the coding sequence ATGGTTACAGGTATAAACAGGAACAGGCCATATGTCAATATTGCGCTGGCAGCAGTCAACGCATTGGTATTTCTGTATCTGGAGGCCATCGGCTCCACGGAGGATGGCGTATTCATGGTAAAACATGGTGCGGTATTTGCGCCGTTTGTCATCCTTGGTGGAGAGTATTACAGGCTGTTTACTGCCATGTTTTTGCACTTCGGAGTCAGCCATCTGGCAAATAATATGCTGGTTCTGCTGGTGCTTGGCGAGAAGATGGAAAAGGCGCTGGGTCATATCAAATATTTGATATTTTACCTTGCCAGCGGTGTTGCTGCCAACGGTATATCTCTGGCTGTTCAGGTACGGACAGGAGCGGCCAGTGTGTCAGCGGGAGCTTCAGGCGCAATCTTCGGTGTGATAGGCGGTCTGGTCTATGTGATTGCCATTCATCACGGTCAGTTGGACGGACTAACCAACAGGCAGCTGGGCTTTATGGTTCTGCTGACCCTTTATCATGGGTTTACTTCAACAGGAGTGGACAATGTAGCTCACATAGGAGGCCTGATTTCCGGCTTCATTTTAGGCATCCTGCTTTACAGGAGGAAACATGCTGCCAGAATTTCCGGTATGGCTGGATAG
- a CDS encoding HIT family protein: MTDDNCIFCKIAGGVIPSATLYEDEDFRVILDLGPASRGHALILPKQHFADVCSLDGDIAAKVLPLGAKIGSAMKKSLGCAGFNLVQNNGEAAGQTVFHFHMHVIPRYERGPAIVGWTPGKASPEELAEVADKIKGCL, encoded by the coding sequence ATGACAGATGACAATTGTATTTTTTGTAAAATAGCGGGCGGGGTGATTCCGTCAGCCACTCTGTATGAGGATGAGGATTTTCGCGTGATTCTGGATTTGGGACCGGCGTCCAGAGGACATGCTCTTATCCTTCCAAAACAGCATTTTGCAGATGTATGCTCACTGGATGGGGATATAGCCGCCAAAGTCCTTCCTCTGGGTGCCAAGATTGGTTCTGCGATGAAGAAATCTCTCGGATGCGCGGGATTCAATCTGGTTCAGAATAATGGAGAGGCAGCCGGGCAGACTGTGTTCCATTTCCACATGCATGTGATTCCAAGATATGAGAGAGGTCCAGCCATTGTCGGTTGGACTCCGGGAAAGGCTTCGCCAGAGGAACTGGCAGAGGTTGCGGATAAAATCAAAGGCTGTCTGTAA